The following coding sequences are from one Granulicella arctica window:
- a CDS encoding TonB-dependent receptor: protein MKRFLEAVIFGGALLFAPLALRAQEYRGTIQGTITDQKGYTVGGASVEAASDQQRYKIITDTKGYFVIPFVQPGTYTLSVQAKGFRHEVRTGLILDVAQKLDLPIKLTAGGMSDTITVSTDEVQLATTDASGGTVMDPEEVQNLPLNGRQVYSLLALTPGVKFTQTQFGAGGYSGTRAWDTSNAYSITGQPGSYNQFLLNGAPISQQGGGASGTWNFSPSIDAVAEFKVMTITFDAQYGRVGGGAINTILKNGTPHFHGTLYDFWRNSALDANTYQLDQQGATKPYHNQHQFGGSVGGPFLKHNAFFFFSYEGWREVLPAGVVTTVPTSDLLPGPDGSVNLTNYLAAVSKTQIYDPNTTACAVPTAGGCSQYTRTAFVNNTIPASRISPIGVNILKLFPAPNRPGYTNNYVFNGKDTYRYNMPIARVDYNFSDRTKLYGIFAWWAGHENRNSNGLTGPAIQGNIDNYRSSITQVLDLTHTFSSRLVADVRLSFNRYYTLGPDGSVAAGQATLTAADLGLSMPQLPTTTHDYAPEIQINDNFPNIIGNTGDPNIFETYDLGPSVTQTIGKHTLHYGGEFSLYHDVTGGVGQPNGVFTFGTGFTQQNPFQSNKDGSSIAETLMGYANGGSVQYSFAPYESYDYFGFFAQDDFKVTGKLAVNAGLRWDEERSPRERHNRLLAGVCLTCPNPIGTQLGMPILGAVQFASDSLSAYDNNTGYFQPKIGLSYSPNRTMVFHGGYTLSKALGIELGGASAFSQNTNYNSSPDGGLHPATAFRSGTPYPNGYIVPPGTSQGAATLNGTGFGIDQRDRKIPIVQQYTIGFQTQLPYGIVADLVYLGAHTFRLRASKQLNGLTPGDFQKGHDDPNYLDQQVTNPFYGILPNTVSLGQNPTIQAKFLKVPYPQYDGNLYEYTASAGYSNYNSMLAKLEKRFSGNGGLSKGLSFLGSFTWSRLMSATGYLNNNGASLVDASPYYGVDGTDQPWNFAFSGLYGLPVGRGGMLASNAHGVLGAVINDWQFEWIFTNNGGTPSGFPNNDIYTCGGSYNIRPAKRSYKSYLNNTENNCFTTFPEYTAVTQKPLTTSVRNPSGQQTAFGLEKKFHVREGMNLQFKGEAFNATNTPIFGGPNTGGPEQAPSRNTSVGDPTQPGAWSGYGTIGSTEQNFPRQIQLSLKLLF, encoded by the coding sequence GTGAAGAGATTTCTAGAAGCAGTGATCTTTGGTGGTGCGCTCCTTTTTGCACCGCTCGCACTTCGGGCCCAGGAATATCGCGGAACGATTCAAGGCACCATCACCGACCAAAAAGGCTATACCGTAGGCGGCGCTTCAGTTGAAGCAGCCAGCGACCAGCAGAGATACAAAATTATCACGGACACCAAGGGTTACTTCGTCATTCCCTTCGTTCAGCCCGGCACCTACACCCTGTCCGTTCAAGCCAAGGGGTTTCGACATGAAGTACGCACAGGTCTCATCCTCGATGTAGCTCAGAAGCTTGACTTGCCCATCAAACTCACCGCAGGCGGTATGTCAGACACAATTACCGTGTCCACCGACGAGGTCCAGCTTGCAACTACAGATGCTTCCGGCGGCACCGTCATGGATCCGGAGGAGGTACAGAATCTTCCGCTGAACGGTCGCCAGGTGTACTCGCTGCTCGCCCTAACACCCGGTGTAAAGTTCACGCAGACACAGTTCGGCGCTGGCGGCTACTCCGGAACCCGCGCATGGGACACCTCAAACGCTTATTCAATCACCGGCCAACCGGGCAGTTACAACCAATTCCTTCTCAACGGAGCACCCATCTCACAACAAGGTGGAGGAGCCTCGGGAACCTGGAACTTCTCACCGAGCATTGATGCTGTCGCTGAATTCAAGGTCATGACTATAACCTTCGACGCCCAGTACGGGCGTGTTGGCGGCGGCGCCATCAACACCATTCTCAAGAACGGCACACCTCATTTTCACGGCACGCTTTATGATTTCTGGCGCAACTCAGCCTTGGACGCAAATACTTATCAACTCGATCAGCAAGGCGCAACCAAGCCCTATCACAACCAGCATCAGTTTGGCGGTTCCGTAGGTGGACCGTTTCTGAAGCACAATGCCTTTTTCTTTTTCAGCTATGAGGGTTGGCGCGAGGTGCTTCCAGCTGGAGTCGTCACCACTGTGCCAACCTCCGACCTGCTGCCCGGCCCCGACGGAAGCGTCAATCTGACCAATTACCTAGCTGCCGTCAGCAAGACCCAGATCTACGATCCGAACACCACCGCATGTGCAGTCCCGACCGCCGGCGGTTGCAGTCAATACACACGAACAGCCTTCGTGAATAACACCATCCCAGCTTCGCGCATCAGCCCCATCGGCGTAAACATACTTAAGCTCTTCCCTGCGCCAAATCGTCCTGGTTACACCAACAACTACGTGTTCAACGGGAAAGACACCTACCGCTACAACATGCCAATCGCACGTGTCGACTATAACTTTAGCGACCGCACAAAGCTCTATGGCATCTTCGCATGGTGGGCCGGGCATGAGAATCGCAACTCAAACGGACTTACCGGTCCTGCCATTCAGGGCAACATCGATAACTATCGCTCGAGCATCACCCAGGTGCTGGATCTCACCCACACTTTCTCCAGCAGACTCGTGGCAGACGTTCGCCTCTCCTTCAACCGGTACTACACCCTCGGACCGGACGGATCCGTCGCTGCAGGTCAGGCGACACTGACGGCCGCAGATCTAGGGCTGAGCATGCCGCAACTCCCCACCACGACCCACGACTACGCGCCCGAGATCCAGATCAATGACAACTTCCCCAACATCATTGGCAACACAGGCGATCCCAACATCTTCGAAACGTATGATCTGGGCCCTTCCGTCACCCAGACCATTGGCAAACACACCCTCCACTACGGCGGAGAGTTCTCGCTCTACCACGACGTGACCGGCGGCGTCGGCCAGCCGAACGGGGTCTTCACCTTCGGCACTGGCTTCACGCAGCAGAACCCCTTCCAGTCGAACAAGGATGGCTCCTCCATCGCAGAGACCCTGATGGGCTATGCGAATGGCGGCAGCGTGCAATACTCCTTCGCACCGTATGAGTCCTACGACTACTTCGGCTTCTTCGCCCAGGATGACTTCAAGGTCACGGGTAAGCTCGCCGTCAACGCCGGTCTGCGATGGGACGAGGAGCGTTCGCCGCGAGAACGACATAACAGGCTCCTGGCTGGCGTCTGCCTCACCTGCCCGAATCCAATCGGTACCCAGCTCGGCATGCCGATCCTGGGAGCGGTGCAGTTTGCCAGCGATAGCCTCTCTGCCTACGACAACAACACCGGCTACTTCCAACCAAAGATCGGCCTCTCCTATAGCCCCAACCGAACTATGGTCTTTCATGGCGGCTACACGCTCTCAAAGGCCCTCGGCATTGAGCTTGGCGGCGCATCGGCTTTCAGCCAGAATACAAACTATAACTCCTCACCAGATGGCGGTCTGCACCCTGCAACTGCCTTCCGCAGCGGCACGCCCTATCCGAACGGCTACATCGTTCCACCCGGCACCTCGCAGGGCGCAGCCACGCTCAACGGTACAGGCTTCGGCATCGACCAGCGTGATCGCAAGATACCGATTGTCCAGCAATACACCATCGGCTTCCAGACTCAACTGCCGTACGGCATCGTCGCCGACCTCGTCTACCTTGGAGCGCATACCTTCCGTCTGCGCGCGTCAAAACAACTCAACGGCCTCACACCCGGAGATTTCCAGAAAGGTCATGACGATCCAAACTACCTCGATCAGCAGGTCACCAATCCCTTCTATGGAATCCTTCCGAACACCGTTTCGCTCGGCCAAAATCCCACTATCCAGGCGAAGTTCCTCAAGGTTCCCTACCCGCAGTACGATGGCAATCTCTACGAGTACACGGCCTCTGCCGGGTACAGTAACTACAACTCCATGCTTGCGAAGCTCGAGAAGCGGTTCAGCGGTAACGGAGGTCTCAGTAAGGGTCTTAGTTTCCTTGGCTCCTTCACGTGGTCGCGCCTGATGTCGGCCACCGGTTATCTCAACAACAACGGAGCCAGCCTCGTCGACGCCAGTCCCTACTACGGCGTCGATGGTACTGATCAACCCTGGAACTTCGCCTTCAGCGGCCTCTACGGTCTGCCTGTCGGGAGAGGAGGCATGCTCGCGAGCAACGCACACGGCGTTCTCGGAGCGGTCATCAACGATTGGCAGTTCGAATGGATCTTCACTAACAACGGTGGAACACCAAGCGGCTTCCCAAACAACGACATCTACACCTGCGGCGGAAGCTACAACATTCGCCCCGCGAAACGTAGTTACAAGAGCTACCTGAACAACACAGAAAATAATTGCTTCACCACCTTTCCCGAGTACACCGCCGTGACCCAGAAGCCACTCACGACCAGTGTTCGTAATCCATCCGGCCAGCAGACAGCCTTTGGACTTGAGAAGAAGTTCCACGTTCGCGAAGGAATGAACCTGCAGTTCAAAGGAGAGGCCTTCAACGCGACCAACACCCCCATCTTCGGCGGGCCCAACACCGGCGGTCCGGAGCAGGCACCCTCGCGAAACACCAGCGTAGGTGACCCAACCCAACCCGGAGCCTGGTCTGGATACGGAACGATCGGCTCTACCGAGCAGAACTTTCCACGTCAGATACAACTCTCGCTGAAGCTACTATTTTAA
- a CDS encoding glycoside hydrolase family 76 protein: MLTRLIGSLLSVLLCTAPCLALQESGTLENKSDYPRETKQGIAALQAWYVQDTGLYQGIGWWNSANATTVVIDYMRASHNRDYLPNLANTLQKAQTRYSGFLNTYYDDEGWWALAWIDAYDLTKDERYLTMAASIFADMTKGWDDTCNGGIWWSKDKTYKNAIANELFLSVAAHLAARAHASEERVQYTAWAKKEWQWFANTGMINADHLVNDGLVTASCKNNLKTTWSYNQGVIVGGLVELNRIAPDPTLHKTAGFIAQATLLHLTDADGVLHDTCEPKCGEDGIQFKGIFTRNLEALQNTYPDPRYQVFFDVNAQSILMKSQGPNHQFGQVWSGPFDAGDAGSQSSALDTLVAASGSNHRSHAVPKK; this comes from the coding sequence ATGCTGACCAGACTCATAGGTTCTCTTCTCTCCGTACTACTCTGCACCGCACCTTGTTTAGCACTGCAAGAATCTGGGACCCTGGAGAATAAATCCGACTACCCCCGCGAGACCAAACAAGGCATAGCAGCACTGCAAGCCTGGTACGTTCAAGATACCGGCCTCTACCAGGGAATCGGCTGGTGGAACTCCGCGAACGCTACCACCGTAGTGATCGACTACATGAGAGCAAGCCACAATCGGGACTATCTTCCAAACCTCGCCAACACCCTGCAAAAAGCACAGACCAGGTACAGCGGATTTCTAAATACCTACTATGACGATGAAGGGTGGTGGGCTCTCGCCTGGATCGACGCCTACGATCTCACCAAGGATGAGCGCTATCTCACCATGGCCGCCTCCATCTTCGCCGACATGACTAAAGGCTGGGATGACACCTGTAACGGCGGTATTTGGTGGAGCAAGGACAAGACTTACAAGAACGCTATCGCCAACGAGCTATTCCTCTCCGTAGCCGCTCATCTGGCAGCACGCGCTCACGCGAGCGAAGAGCGCGTCCAGTACACCGCATGGGCAAAAAAAGAATGGCAATGGTTCGCGAATACAGGCATGATCAACGCTGACCATCTGGTCAACGATGGCCTGGTCACCGCCTCCTGCAAGAACAACCTGAAAACCACTTGGTCCTATAACCAGGGAGTGATCGTAGGTGGTCTTGTCGAATTGAATCGTATAGCTCCCGATCCCACCCTGCACAAAACTGCCGGCTTTATAGCACAGGCGACCCTTCTCCACCTTACCGATGCCGACGGTGTGCTCCACGATACCTGCGAGCCAAAATGTGGAGAAGACGGGATACAGTTCAAAGGCATTTTTACACGCAATCTTGAGGCTCTCCAGAACACCTATCCAGATCCCCGCTACCAGGTCTTCTTCGACGTCAATGCACAAAGCATTTTGATGAAATCACAGGGACCAAATCATCAATTTGGTCAGGTATGGTCTGGTCCCTTCGACGCCGGCGATGCAGGAAGTCAAAGCTCTGCACTCGACACGTTAGTAGCCGCCTCCGGTTCAAATCATCGCTCTCACGCTGTCCCAAAGAAGTAA
- a CDS encoding ArsR/SmtB family transcription factor — protein MSMKRITDGEVAQIGKALGDPNRLAIYTQIAQHEELFCGEMHAKHTISQATLSHHLKVLTELGLITSRKEGLNVFYRTMPARLEAYLAYLGGITADPK, from the coding sequence ATGTCTATGAAGCGGATTACCGATGGTGAAGTGGCGCAGATAGGCAAGGCTCTCGGTGATCCTAATCGGTTAGCTATCTACACGCAGATTGCTCAGCACGAGGAGTTGTTCTGCGGCGAGATGCACGCGAAGCATACGATCTCACAGGCCACGCTCTCTCATCATTTAAAGGTGCTGACGGAGCTTGGTTTGATTACCTCGCGGAAGGAAGGACTGAACGTCTTCTATCGAACGATGCCTGCGCGATTGGAAGCGTATCTCGCCTATCTTGGCGGAATTACTGCTGACCCTAAGTAA
- a CDS encoding efflux RND transporter permease subunit — MWIVRLALDRPYTFIVAAILILVLGFSSIATTPTDIFPNIDIPVVTVIWSYSGLPAKEMEQRVTTFSEFVMAVVNDVKSIDSQTTSGASVIKISFQPQVHIDAAMSQVDAAVNSIRFRMPPGVNPPWILRFSASTVPVIQLSLSSDTLSESEIYDYGLFRVRQQLTKVPGTLLPTPYGGVARQIMVDLDQNALLAKGLTPSDVAAAVQAQNVTLPSGTAKVDTREYTVSTNSSPVDALMLNDVPIKTVKGSLVYMRDVAHVRDGWSVQQNVARANGKPAALLAIMKTGSVSTLDIVNQIKNEVLPASRAAAPKGLKITELFDQSIFVKASIVGVLREGVIAASLTALMILLFLGSWRSTLIIAISIPLSILSSIIVLSAIGETMNTMTLGGLALAIGILVDDATVTIENIHRHMGKQPLREAVLIGASEIATPTLVSTLTICIVFVSVVFLTGPAKYLFTPMALAVVFAMLASYVLSRTLVPVLVNFFLGAEDHSGEASHTKRGIFGRINDRFNQGYTWVQDRYTHSLQTLLDNKKPALIASILIMSTAFVLLPFVGRDFFPSVDGGQIKLHIRAKPGTRIETTKVLFSQVEEKIRSTIPADETELIMDNIGLTPETFNYAFGDGATISSADGEVLIALNAKHHGPTQEYVKQLRSQLQQQFPDLTFFFQPADMVTQILNFGLPAPIDVQVQGYDPANYDIARHLRERLATVPGTVDVHMHQVVDAPDLHLDVDRTRAAQFGLTQQDVANSLYISLSSSAAVQPNFWLDPKMGITYSVAVQTPQYRLDSINALQNTPIPIHTISNRTEMLGNMATLTPAVLPVVINHHNGAPVFDIFANTQDSDLGSIATKINRIVQEESVNLPPGTKIVIRGQVESMNEAFNRLGLGLAFAALLVYLLMVVNYQSWLDPFIIICALPGAFCGVVWALFLTQTTFNVPSLMGAIMSIGVATANSILLVTFANELRAQGMAPLEAAVTAGYTRLRPIIMTAFAMIIGMLPMALGVGEGGEQNAPLARAVIGGLAVATFATLFFVPLMFTLIHGRNSSTQQEAA, encoded by the coding sequence ATGTGGATTGTACGACTTGCGCTTGATCGCCCCTATACCTTCATCGTCGCGGCCATCCTCATCCTCGTGCTGGGCTTCTCGTCGATCGCCACCACCCCCACCGACATCTTCCCCAATATCGACATACCCGTGGTCACCGTCATCTGGTCCTACTCCGGTCTTCCCGCAAAGGAGATGGAGCAGCGCGTCACCACCTTCAGCGAGTTCGTCATGGCCGTCGTCAACGACGTAAAATCCATCGACTCCCAGACCACCAGCGGTGCCAGCGTCATCAAGATATCGTTCCAGCCACAGGTACATATAGACGCAGCCATGTCGCAGGTCGATGCGGCCGTTAATTCCATCCGCTTCCGGATGCCACCCGGCGTTAACCCACCATGGATTCTAAGATTTAGTGCCTCCACCGTTCCCGTCATCCAGCTCTCCCTCTCAAGCGATACCCTGTCCGAGTCGGAGATCTATGACTACGGTCTCTTCCGCGTACGCCAGCAACTCACCAAGGTCCCCGGCACGTTGCTGCCGACACCCTACGGCGGTGTAGCCCGCCAGATTATGGTCGACCTCGATCAGAACGCGCTCCTCGCAAAAGGCTTGACGCCGTCCGATGTAGCCGCTGCCGTCCAGGCACAGAACGTGACCCTTCCCTCCGGCACCGCAAAGGTCGACACCCGCGAATACACCGTCAGCACCAACTCCAGCCCCGTTGACGCGCTCATGCTCAACGACGTTCCGATCAAGACAGTCAAGGGTTCGCTCGTCTACATGCGCGATGTTGCCCACGTCCGCGACGGCTGGTCCGTCCAGCAGAATGTAGCCCGCGCCAACGGCAAACCCGCTGCCCTTCTGGCCATCATGAAGACAGGTTCGGTATCGACTCTCGACATCGTCAACCAGATCAAGAACGAGGTCCTCCCCGCATCCCGTGCCGCTGCACCCAAGGGCCTGAAGATCACTGAACTCTTCGACCAGTCCATCTTCGTCAAAGCCTCGATCGTCGGTGTCCTTCGAGAAGGAGTCATCGCCGCCAGCCTCACCGCGCTCATGATCCTGCTCTTTCTCGGAAGCTGGCGGAGCACCCTCATCATCGCCATCTCCATCCCGCTCTCGATCCTCAGCTCCATCATCGTGCTCAGTGCCATCGGCGAAACGATGAACACCATGACGCTCGGCGGTCTCGCACTCGCCATCGGCATCCTTGTAGACGACGCCACCGTCACCATCGAAAACATCCACCGCCACATGGGCAAGCAGCCGCTCCGGGAGGCCGTCCTCATCGGTGCATCCGAGATCGCCACCCCAACGCTCGTCTCGACGCTCACCATCTGCATCGTCTTCGTCTCCGTCGTCTTCCTCACCGGACCAGCAAAATATCTCTTCACCCCCATGGCACTCGCCGTGGTCTTCGCCATGCTCGCGTCCTACGTCCTCTCCCGCACGCTGGTCCCGGTCCTGGTCAACTTCTTCCTAGGCGCAGAGGACCACTCCGGCGAAGCCAGCCACACAAAGCGCGGCATCTTCGGACGCATCAACGACCGCTTCAACCAGGGCTACACCTGGGTGCAGGACCGCTATACCCACTCCCTCCAGACTCTACTCGACAACAAAAAGCCAGCCCTCATCGCCTCCATACTCATCATGTCAACCGCCTTCGTCCTGCTTCCCTTCGTAGGGCGAGACTTCTTCCCCTCCGTGGACGGTGGTCAGATCAAGCTGCACATTCGCGCCAAACCCGGCACACGCATCGAGACCACCAAGGTCCTCTTCAGCCAGGTCGAAGAGAAGATCCGCAGCACCATCCCCGCCGATGAGACCGAACTCATCATGGACAACATTGGTCTCACCCCCGAGACCTTCAACTACGCCTTCGGAGATGGTGCAACCATCAGTAGCGCCGACGGCGAAGTCCTCATTGCCCTCAACGCCAAGCACCACGGCCCCACACAGGAGTACGTGAAGCAGCTACGGTCGCAACTGCAGCAGCAGTTCCCCGACCTCACCTTCTTCTTTCAGCCCGCCGACATGGTCACGCAGATCCTCAACTTTGGCCTCCCCGCACCCATCGACGTCCAGGTGCAGGGCTACGATCCCGCCAACTACGACATAGCCCGCCACCTCCGCGAACGCCTCGCCACCGTGCCCGGCACAGTCGACGTCCACATGCACCAGGTCGTCGACGCACCCGACCTCCACCTCGACGTCGACCGCACCCGCGCCGCACAGTTCGGCCTCACCCAGCAGGACGTGGCCAACAGCCTCTACATCTCCCTTAGCTCCAGCGCCGCCGTCCAGCCAAACTTCTGGCTCGATCCGAAGATGGGCATCACCTACTCCGTCGCCGTCCAGACACCGCAGTACAGACTCGACTCCATCAACGCCCTCCAAAACACGCCCATCCCCATCCACACCATCAGCAACCGCACCGAGATGCTCGGCAACATGGCCACGCTCACGCCCGCCGTCCTGCCCGTCGTCATCAATCATCACAACGGCGCACCCGTCTTCGATATCTTCGCCAACACGCAGGATAGCGACCTCGGCTCCATCGCCACAAAGATCAACCGCATCGTTCAGGAAGAGAGTGTCAACCTCCCGCCCGGCACAAAAATAGTCATTCGCGGTCAGGTCGAAAGCATGAACGAGGCCTTCAACCGCCTCGGTCTCGGTCTAGCCTTTGCAGCCCTTCTCGTCTACCTCCTGATGGTCGTGAACTATCAAAGCTGGCTCGATCCCTTCATCATCATCTGCGCCCTCCCCGGTGCCTTCTGCGGAGTCGTCTGGGCGCTCTTCCTTACCCAGACCACCTTCAACGTCCCCAGCCTCATGGGAGCGATCATGTCCATCGGTGTAGCCACCGCAAACTCGATCCTCCTCGTCACCTTCGCCAACGAACTTCGCGCCCAGGGCATGGCACCGCTCGAAGCCGCAGTCACCGCCGGTTACACCCGCCTCCGACCCATCATCATGACGGCCTTCGCCATGATCATCGGCATGCTCCCCATGGCGCTCGGCGTCGGTGAGGGCGGCGAGCAGAACGCTCCGTTAGCCCGCGCCGTCATCGGCGGTCTCGCCGTAGCCACCTTCGCTACTCTCTTCTTCGTCCCCTTGATGTTCACCCTGATCCACGGAAGAAACTCCAGCACGCAACAGGAGGCAGCATGA
- a CDS encoding efflux RND transporter periplasmic adaptor subunit gives MSQQTETAPVQHATQSAKGTSSTLVRITGAVLVLLVLIAIGIFPRIARQHEALAAVREAPATHPVVTLIHATQGEPTSELQLPGNIVPLYTANLYARVEGYLERRNVDIGANVRAGQILAIISAPEVDQQLLQARATLAQSEAALEQAKAGLEQAKANAELTRLTKERDVPLGEQHAISQQIVDSAVQLHNARLADVSAAAANITAATANITANRANVSRLLQMQGFEHIVAPFDGVITERNIERGDLITTGSASAGKPLFSIAQSGTLRIQVDVPQSEAVNIKDGQKASVDVKERLGRAYTGTVTRNAGALNDAARTMLTEVQVDNRDGSLLPGMYAQVKFTLPQQRTSLIIPTSSLVVDRSGMHVVVINADHTVHFLPVKIGKDMGKEVEVLSGIQGQEQLVASPNDLLSEGEHVDVR, from the coding sequence ATGAGCCAGCAAACCGAAACCGCCCCCGTCCAGCACGCCACACAGTCTGCCAAGGGAACCTCCAGCACCCTCGTAAGAATCACCGGCGCCGTGCTGGTACTCCTCGTGCTCATCGCCATTGGCATCTTCCCGCGCATCGCCCGCCAGCATGAAGCTCTCGCCGCCGTCCGCGAAGCGCCCGCCACCCATCCCGTCGTCACGCTCATCCACGCAACGCAGGGCGAGCCCACGTCGGAGCTTCAACTCCCCGGCAACATCGTCCCTCTTTACACCGCCAACCTCTACGCCCGCGTCGAAGGCTACCTCGAGCGTCGCAACGTGGACATCGGGGCCAATGTCCGCGCAGGTCAGATCCTCGCCATCATCTCCGCACCCGAAGTCGACCAGCAGCTGCTCCAGGCCCGCGCCACCCTCGCCCAATCCGAAGCCGCACTCGAACAAGCCAAGGCAGGCCTCGAGCAGGCCAAAGCCAACGCCGAACTCACACGTCTCACCAAAGAGCGTGACGTTCCCCTCGGCGAACAGCACGCCATCTCCCAGCAGATCGTCGACAGCGCCGTCCAGCTTCACAACGCGCGCCTCGCCGACGTCTCCGCCGCCGCCGCCAACATCACCGCCGCCACAGCCAACATCACCGCCAACCGCGCCAACGTCTCGCGCCTCCTCCAGATGCAGGGCTTTGAGCACATCGTCGCACCCTTCGACGGCGTCATCACCGAGCGCAACATCGAGCGCGGCGATCTCATCACCACCGGCAGCGCCTCCGCCGGCAAGCCACTCTTCAGCATCGCGCAGAGCGGCACCCTCCGCATCCAGGTCGACGTCCCCCAATCCGAAGCCGTCAACATCAAGGATGGCCAGAAGGCCTCCGTCGACGTCAAGGAGCGCCTCGGCCGTGCCTACACCGGCACCGTCACCCGCAACGCCGGAGCACTCAACGACGCCGCCCGCACCATGCTCACCGAGGTTCAGGTAGACAATCGCGACGGTTCCCTTCTCCCCGGCATGTACGCCCAGGTCAAGTTCACCCTGCCCCAGCAGCGCACGTCCCTCATCATCCCGACCAGTTCCCTCGTTGTCGACCGCAGCGGCATGCACGTCGTCGTCATCAACGCCGACCACACCGTCCACTTCCTGCCCGTCAAGATCGGCAAGGACATGGGCAAAGAAGTCGAGGTTCTAAGCGGCATCCAGGGTCAGGAACAGTTAGTCGCCAGCCCCAACGATCTCCTAAGCGAGGGTGAACATGTCGACGTACGCTGA
- a CDS encoding efflux transporter outer membrane subunit — protein MSTYAEHLPTPNKIIPALIAGLLTWIVLGCNVGPNYVRPTAVAPQAYRGALAPDVTTATPTSTLADQQWSTVFEDKTLQRLVTEALQNNLDLRIAAQRVLQAQAQVGINRSQQLPSVSAGGSFSALQVPSSFASKNANGTPGASYFDGGGFNASSAWNLDFWGLYRRQSEAARADLLATEWARKATRSAIVEGVAQAYFQLRSLDAQLQITGNTIKAREDSLKLVTSLEQYGAGSLADTRQAEELLHAARANLPDIRRQIAIEENTISILLGRNPDAVDRGLSVDQQPHPQEIPVGVPSQLLERRPDIQQAEAKLIAANARIGVAKAQFFPNISLTSLGGSASNQLQSVFSGKNAYWYAAASFSEPIFDGGRIRSNYHLSQAEQQEMLLDYKKTILNALKDVSNSLVSYKETRERREAKTAQVTSAADAVRLARLRYSGGNTSYLEVLTTDTDLYDAQLTLAQAQEQEAASLVELYAALGGGWQ, from the coding sequence ATGTCGACGTACGCTGAGCATCTCCCCACTCCGAACAAAATCATCCCAGCCCTCATCGCCGGTCTTCTTACATGGATCGTCCTCGGCTGCAACGTCGGTCCCAACTACGTCCGCCCAACAGCCGTAGCCCCGCAGGCCTATCGCGGAGCCCTCGCCCCCGACGTCACCACCGCCACCCCAACCTCGACCCTCGCCGACCAGCAGTGGTCCACGGTCTTCGAAGATAAGACTCTCCAGCGCCTCGTCACTGAAGCTCTCCAGAACAACCTCGACCTCCGCATCGCCGCCCAGCGCGTACTCCAGGCGCAAGCGCAGGTCGGCATCAACCGGTCACAGCAGCTACCCTCCGTCAGCGCAGGCGGCAGCTTCTCCGCCCTGCAGGTCCCCTCCTCCTTCGCCAGTAAAAACGCCAACGGCACCCCCGGAGCCTCCTACTTCGATGGCGGCGGCTTCAACGCCTCCAGTGCATGGAACCTCGACTTCTGGGGCCTCTACCGTCGTCAATCCGAGGCCGCCCGAGCCGACCTCCTCGCCACCGAGTGGGCCCGCAAAGCCACCCGCTCCGCCATCGTCGAAGGCGTAGCCCAGGCCTACTTCCAGCTCCGCAGCCTCGACGCCCAGCTACAGATCACCGGCAACACCATCAAGGCACGCGAAGACTCCCTCAAGCTAGTCACCTCGCTCGAGCAGTACGGCGCAGGCTCACTGGCCGACACCCGGCAAGCCGAAGAACTCCTCCACGCCGCCCGCGCCAACCTCCCCGACATCCGCCGCCAGATCGCCATTGAGGAGAACACCATCAGCATCCTCCTCGGTCGCAATCCTGACGCCGTCGATCGCGGCCTGTCCGTCGATCAGCAGCCCCATCCGCAGGAGATCCCCGTCGGTGTACCGTCGCAGCTTCTCGAGCGCCGCCCCGACATCCAGCAGGCCGAAGCAAAGCTCATCGCTGCCAACGCGCGCATCGGTGTCGCCAAGGCACAGTTCTTCCCCAATATCTCGCTCACCAGCCTCGGCGGTTCCGCCAGCAATCAGCTGCAATCCGTCTTCTCCGGCAAGAACGCCTACTGGTACGCCGCCGCATCGTTCTCCGAGCCCATCTTCGATGGCGGCCGCATTCGCAGCAACTATCACCTCTCCCAGGCCGAGCAGCAGGAGATGCTCCTCGACTACAAGAAGACCATCCTCAACGCCCTCAAAGACGTCTCAAACTCCCTCGTCTCCTACAAGGAAACCCGCGAACGCCGCGAAGCCAAGACCGCCCAGGTCACCTCCGCCGCAGACGCCGTCCGCCTCGCCCGCCTCCGCTACTCCGGCGGCAACACCAGCTACCTCGAAGTCCTCACCACAGACACCGACCTCTACGACGCACAACTCACACTGGCCCAGGCACAGGAGCAGGAAGCCGCATCCCTCGTCGAACTCTACGCCGCTCTAGGCGGAGGCTGGCAGTAG